Genomic window (Paenibacillus sp. 37):
CGCTGTTTCATATATATACCAGCTTTCGCCTTCTTGGGAAAATCATAGTACTGATGGGCAGGCAAGTATTACGATAAACGTAGCTAGAAAGGAAACCCCATGAATAGCTCCTTAAAGCAACTCATCAAATCACCCGCATTTCCCGGTGGAATCATAACCATTCTGATATTTTACCTGGATTACTTTCAATTCGAACTTGTTGAAAAATTTCTACTGTTTGCGGCTTTCGTCATTGTGCCTCTTGTGATTTCGCTTTTGAACCATGACGAAAAGAGTACATATCAACGAATGATGTATGCTGCTATGAAGTGGCTTCAATTTCCCGCTGCGCTTTTTACTCTAGCTTCGGTAATGAGTAATAAGATGTGGGGGTTAGGAAGTACGACAATCCCGGGGATTCTGTCCCTTGGGTGGCTACTGTTCACACTGTTGCTTGGCATCTATGGCTTGACTACTATTGTGATCTCTAAAGGAAAAGCAGCCGAAATAGCGATTGGCGCGGGGCTCGTTTATTTTTTTATCGGGGGCATTTGGTTTACCTTATATCAATATCAAGTAAACCTCTTCCAGGCTAATCCTGCAACGCATGCATTAAGCTCGGTTCACTTTCATTTTTCATCTGCGATCGTTCCAATTTTTATTGGTGCACTGGGACGCATCGTGACGAAGAAAAGCTGGTATCCTTGGGTTGTTGCCATCGATATCATCGGACCCATATTGATTGCTATTGGTATGATTTTCTCCAAGCCAATTGAATACATTGGTGTCACTTTGTTCGCCTGTAATATTGTGGTTTACACCGCTTATCTCCTTACTTACTTGAGAAAAAACGCTTTGGATATTAAGGCAACCATTTTTTTAGGCCTTTCTTGCCTAGCTTTCTACACGGTTGTTGTCATTTCCATCTTCTATCCGTTACTGAAAAGTATGTACTCCTTAACCATACTCGATTTCATTCCCATTTACGGATCTCTGTATGCGTTTGGCTTTGTCTTATGTGGACTAATTGGTTGGGTGTTTATGGTGGACTTCATTAAGGAAAAAGCTAACCAATCGGCTTCATAGGAGTAGTTTATTCAGGTTCGTGCTATAATAGTGATCACATAAATAACATTCATCATTCTGCCGAGATGGCGATGATTAAGGAGATTGAATTTTGACGAACAACCATGATATTGGAGCAGTTAACGAACTACCGGAGAACTTTGAAGAGCTCAAACGAGCGGCTAATCGGACGTCAAGCTGGAGAGACAGACTAAATGCGGTGAACGAATTGGGGAACTGGAATACAGAACCTACCATTAAGTTGCTGCAGCATGTTTTGAAAAATGACCAAGTGTTTCAAGTGCGCGAAGCCGCATATCTCAAGCTGAACCAGTTGGATGAAGATGTACAAATGCCTGCCAAAAACAAAGGTGAGCTGTTTAAAGGGACTAACAAAATTTTGCTGCGGATCAAAAAAAGCCTTCCTGAAGGTCACACATTTGAGGAATTCAAGGAAAAACTGCAAAAGACACGTCTGGATCTCTATGATACTTACGAGGGCGACAAAGATGCTGAGTTCGACTCCTGGCTCCATGGAATTTGGGAGACACTAGGTAGAAGATAGCCGCCGTTCACCGTGTAATAGCTGAATACAAAGCCACTCCAAAAATGGAGTGGCTTCTTTATTTCTTCTGTGTCATCTCCATCAGATATGGTTTTTTTCTCTGAAAAAAGTCACCACTGACAAACTGATCTGACAAAAAAACGCCCTGTCTACTGATTCTTAAAAATCAGTAAACAAAGCGCAAAGTTAGAGCATACATTCAATTTCACATACACATTCCCTGTATGATGAGAAGTTGTGTGCTATAAGATTTATTCTGGTATATAAGGAAGATCCAGTGTCTTCGGAACGTTGATGACATGTTTTTCTGTATACGTGCGGATCCCTTCTGCGCCGTATTCACGGCCAATTCCCGATTGCTTGAAGCCACCGAAAGGGAACCGAACGTCGAGCCCCTGCACAGCAGCGGTATTGATCATGGTCGTTCCAGCTTCGAGTTGACGTGCGACGGAGATAGCATCCTCTTCTTTCCCCCACACAGAACTCGTCAATCCATATATGCTTTCATTGTGTAGATGAATAACCTGCTCTTCATCGTCAAATGGCAGAATCGGAACCGTAGGGCCAAACTGTTCCTCTACGACAATCGGGTCATGAACATCGCAACCCAAAACAAGCGTAGGTTGTAGGTAGTAACCTTGGTCAAACAGCTTCTGATCCAGAATTTGCCCGAGAGGGATGACCTTAGCCCCGCGCTTTTGCGCATCTTCCACCAAACCAAGCACGTAATTCTTCTGCTTCAGGTTATTAACCGGGCCTACCGTCGTATTTGAATCAAAGGGATCACCAATTCGAATCCAACGATTCGCCGCTTCTATATATGTTTCCACGAACTCATTATAAATAGAACGGTGTACATACACACGTTTGGCGATCATACAGATCTGTCCTGTTGTTAAGAAATTAGAAATGACAATCCGTCGCATGGCTCGCTCATCATGTACATCAAAGCTCTCCAAGAAGATAGCCGCATCATTACCACCAAGCTCAAGCGTCATATCCTTAATCGTTTCCGAAGCCGCTTTAATAATATGCTTAGCTGTCGCGGTTCCACCTGTAAAAGCGATTTTAGTAACAAGAGGATTACTAGTCAGTTCAACGCCCACATCGGCATCACCATGAACGACATTGATTACACCAGCCGGGAACTCACTGGCAATAATCTCTGCGACTTTCGCTGCCGCCAGTGGCGCAAATGGGCTTGGTTTAAGCACAATCGTGTTGCCCGCAAGTAAGGCAGGGGCGATCTTAATCGTAGATAAAGCAATGGGATAGTTCCATGGACTAATTGCTGCCACCACACCAATTGGATCATAGGAAAGAATCGTTTTACCGTTCTCATGCTCTTTGATCTCTTCCTGTAGAGCTGATTTAGCTTCATTACAAGCAAATTCCATCCACATTAACGAAACATAAATTTCGCCGTGTGCATCATACAGGGGCTTGCCATGCTCTCTAGACAGCAAATGTACAATTTCATTCTCAGCTGCTCTAATCTTCTCGATCGCCTTGCGCATCATCATAATGCGTTCATCAATGGAGGTCTGCTTCCATGTTTTAAAAGCCCCTGCCGCCGCTTCAATCGCTTCAACCGCTTGTTCTTTCGTAGTAACAGGGAAATAGCCTACAATCTCGGTTGGGTTGGCCGGGTTTTCTTTTGCTAACTGCGAAAGGGATTTTACATTCTGACCATTAATGAAAGCTTCAACGATAATTGTCTCTTGGTCTGCTTGGATCGTCATTTTACATCCCTCCGTTATTTAGATAGATTAATTCCAAACTTCTTCTGCAATTTCCTTCACATAACGAAGTTTACGCCATTGTTGTTCTTCCGTTAGAATGTTGCCTTCTTCTGTAGATGAGAAACCACATTGTGGGCTCAAACAAAGTTGCTCAAGTGGTACATAGGTTGCCGCCTCTGCAATCCGGGCTTTAATTTGTTCTTTATCCTCTAACTCGCCTGTTTTCGATGTAAGTAAACCAAGTACGATTTTCAAATCTTTTCGATTTACATATTTTAATGGTTCGAAACCACCTGAGCGCTCATCATCAAATTCTAAAAATAATCCATCTACGTTTAAGCCTCCAAAGATAACTTCAGAAGCGTAATCATAACCACCCGTTGAGAAATAGTTCGATTTATAGTTACCACGACAAATGTGCATCGTCACAACTAAATTTGCCGGTTTATGAGACAAGGATTCATTAATCATACGTTGCATCGTTTTCAACTCTTCCGCCGGTTCCAGACCTTTAGCACGTAGCTTATCGTGACCAGCGTCTGAGAATAGGTCTGCCCAAGCGGTATCATCTAATTGCAGGTATCGACATCCTGCATCATAGAAGGCTTGAATGGCTTTTTGATACGCCGCAATTGTATCCTGAAGGAATTGTTCTCGGTCCGTATAGACATTGGCGCCATTTTCCAATCGATATAGAAGCATGTTTGGACTTGGAATGGTCTGTTTCGCCACTGCGTCACCTGCATGCTTTTTCAAAAACTCAAAATCCTTAACAAAGGGATGACTCGAGAAATCAACTTTACCAACAACACGAATCCCGCCCTTGCGAGTTTGCATATTATGGAATTTTGGTCCGTCTATTTGCTCATACAACTCTACGCCATCCAAGCCACCCAGAAAATCAAAATGCCACCAGCTTCTGCGGAATTCACCATCCGTAACGGCCAATACGCCATTTTCCTTTTGCTTTTCAATAATTCGAATAATCTCTTTATCTTCTATAGCTCTTAATTCTTCATATGTGATGTTGCCTGATTTATATTGTTCACGTGCCTGACTTAAGTTTGCAGGGCGTAGAAAGCTACCTACATGATCATTACGAAATGGTATCATAACTATTTCTCCTTCTAACTTTTTGGTTCACTGAGTATAGCATGATTGAAAAGATAGTATGTTATATGAAAAATGCATGACTGGTCATAGCTTTTAACAATAGCTAAAAGACTTTAATAAGCAAAAAAACCACAACCTCATAGGGTAGTAGATGTGGTTTACCTTATATTAAAATCAATTTGGCCTAGCATCTGATTTCCTATCTCTCCCATTACATTTATTTTCTAGTATAATAACGGGATACAACAAACATTTTAAAATAGAAGGAGAGTTGTTATGGAATATCATGTATCCAACCATGGGAATGATCAAGGAAAAGGAACAGCGGATCAACCCCTTCGTACCATATCACGCGCTGCGGCTCATGCCATGGCTGGTGATACAGTTATTGTTCATGCGGGAGTATACAGAGAGTGGGTTAACCCGGCTAATGGAGGAACAGCGGAGCATAGAATCGTATATCGATCCGCAGGAGACGGGGAAGTAGTGATTACAGGAGCTGAGCGGATTACCAACTGGAAGTCTGAAGGAAACCATGTCTGGAGCACAGAAGTGCTCAATTCCCTCTTTTCCGTTCGTAATCCCTATGAGGTAGAGCTCAGTGGAGACTGGTTGTTTGACGGGCCCTTCCCAATTCATCTCGGCGATGTCTATTTGGATGGCAAATCATTGTATGAATGCGATAGTATTGAAAGCGTTAACAAACCTGAGGTTTGGTCCGAAGCTAAGTATCCCAAGGATTCATTGTTAAAATGGTATGCC
Coding sequences:
- a CDS encoding YndJ family transporter is translated as MNSSLKQLIKSPAFPGGIITILIFYLDYFQFELVEKFLLFAAFVIVPLVISLLNHDEKSTYQRMMYAAMKWLQFPAALFTLASVMSNKMWGLGSTTIPGILSLGWLLFTLLLGIYGLTTIVISKGKAAEIAIGAGLVYFFIGGIWFTLYQYQVNLFQANPATHALSSVHFHFSSAIVPIFIGALGRIVTKKSWYPWVVAIDIIGPILIAIGMIFSKPIEYIGVTLFACNIVVYTAYLLTYLRKNALDIKATIFLGLSCLAFYTVVVISIFYPLLKSMYSLTILDFIPIYGSLYAFGFVLCGLIGWVFMVDFIKEKANQSAS
- a CDS encoding aldehyde dehydrogenase family protein; this translates as MTIQADQETIIVEAFINGQNVKSLSQLAKENPANPTEIVGYFPVTTKEQAVEAIEAAAGAFKTWKQTSIDERIMMMRKAIEKIRAAENEIVHLLSREHGKPLYDAHGEIYVSLMWMEFACNEAKSALQEEIKEHENGKTILSYDPIGVVAAISPWNYPIALSTIKIAPALLAGNTIVLKPSPFAPLAAAKVAEIIASEFPAGVINVVHGDADVGVELTSNPLVTKIAFTGGTATAKHIIKAASETIKDMTLELGGNDAAIFLESFDVHDERAMRRIVISNFLTTGQICMIAKRVYVHRSIYNEFVETYIEAANRWIRIGDPFDSNTTVGPVNNLKQKNYVLGLVEDAQKRGAKVIPLGQILDQKLFDQGYYLQPTLVLGCDVHDPIVVEEQFGPTVPILPFDDEEQVIHLHNESIYGLTSSVWGKEEDAISVARQLEAGTTMINTAAVQGLDVRFPFGGFKQSGIGREYGAEGIRTYTEKHVINVPKTLDLPYIPE
- a CDS encoding 5-methyltetrahydropteroyltriglutamate--homocysteine S-methyltransferase — protein: MIPFRNDHVGSFLRPANLSQAREQYKSGNITYEELRAIEDKEIIRIIEKQKENGVLAVTDGEFRRSWWHFDFLGGLDGVELYEQIDGPKFHNMQTRKGGIRVVGKVDFSSHPFVKDFEFLKKHAGDAVAKQTIPSPNMLLYRLENGANVYTDREQFLQDTIAAYQKAIQAFYDAGCRYLQLDDTAWADLFSDAGHDKLRAKGLEPAEELKTMQRMINESLSHKPANLVVTMHICRGNYKSNYFSTGGYDYASEVIFGGLNVDGLFLEFDDERSGGFEPLKYVNRKDLKIVLGLLTSKTGELEDKEQIKARIAEAATYVPLEQLCLSPQCGFSSTEEGNILTEEQQWRKLRYVKEIAEEVWN
- a CDS encoding HEAT repeat domain-containing protein; its protein translation is MTNNHDIGAVNELPENFEELKRAANRTSSWRDRLNAVNELGNWNTEPTIKLLQHVLKNDQVFQVREAAYLKLNQLDEDVQMPAKNKGELFKGTNKILLRIKKSLPEGHTFEEFKEKLQKTRLDLYDTYEGDKDAEFDSWLHGIWETLGRR